One genomic region from Chthoniobacterales bacterium encodes:
- a CDS encoding nucleotidyltransferase family protein encodes MIRTAFVLGAGLGTRLKPLTELLPKPLIPVFHKPLITFAFDHLLAQGFDQFIVNTHHLPQCYDEEFPDYRYGKQEIVFRHEKRRLETGGGIKNIEDLVHGEPLLVYNGDILTDLPIEKALADHERSGRLATMILRSSGGPLQVAFDSSSSHIIDIAQRLGVAPDAPRYLFTGIYILEAEIFAHIPADTQISIIPILCDLIRDQPGSVGGIVLDEGHWWDLGTPAQYLEVHRHFYDQYLDAENPAKLDWPMPIQPSACMVDVALEGLVSIGKNVELAPGSSLKDMIVWQGTKFSSPVHYSNGILTPRGFLTA; translated from the coding sequence ATGATTCGCACCGCATTCGTCCTTGGCGCCGGACTCGGCACCCGGCTCAAGCCCCTCACCGAGCTCCTGCCCAAGCCGCTCATCCCTGTTTTTCACAAGCCGCTCATCACCTTCGCCTTCGATCATTTGCTCGCGCAGGGATTCGATCAATTCATCGTCAATACCCACCATCTGCCTCAGTGCTACGACGAAGAATTTCCCGATTATCGCTATGGAAAACAAGAAATCGTCTTTCGCCACGAGAAGCGCCGACTCGAAACCGGCGGCGGCATTAAAAACATTGAGGACCTCGTCCACGGCGAGCCGCTCCTCGTCTATAACGGCGACATTCTAACCGATCTTCCCATCGAAAAAGCCCTCGCCGATCACGAGCGCAGCGGGCGGCTCGCCACCATGATTTTGCGCTCATCCGGCGGGCCGTTGCAGGTCGCCTTTGATTCGAGTTCCAGTCATATCATCGACATCGCGCAACGCCTCGGTGTCGCCCCAGACGCGCCACGTTATCTCTTCACCGGCATCTACATTTTGGAGGCGGAAATCTTTGCCCACATTCCGGCGGACACGCAGATTTCCATCATCCCGATTCTCTGCGATCTGATTCGCGATCAACCCGGCAGCGTCGGCGGCATTGTCCTCGACGAAGGGCATTGGTGGGACCTCGGAACGCCCGCTCAATACCTCGAAGTCCACCGCCATTTCTACGATCAATATCTCGATGCTGAGAATCCAGCCAAACTCGACTGGCCGATGCCGATCCAGCCCTCTGCCTGCATGGTGGATGTCGCTCTGGAAGGCTTGGTGAGCATTGGAAAAAATGTCGAACTCGCCCCCGGTAGCAGCCTGAAGGATATGATCGTCTGGCAGGGGACAAAATTTTCTTCGCCTGTCCATTACAGCAACGGTATTCTAACTCCACGCGGCTTTTTGACCGCCTGA
- a CDS encoding acyloxyacyl hydrolase → MEPTSQHAPPWEYNSNEARLAISGGKWRKAVSIPTMKMRAWLLLFLGTFSTLQAGEPMPVVEHGLPSQLERESWTLDLSGAFLKKIISPLANHPYRMAPALLTLKSPGWMHWPLGSGTFCIRNTATVIAEPIFGGPETHYFGLALRPSFEWWRGDERLSFYFSPGGGVGAIDSRGVKGGQGQDFTLNILASAGVGWKVADRVSLRTGVLFQHLSNGGQTNPNPGLNAIGPELALSFSF, encoded by the coding sequence GTGGAGCCGACCAGCCAACACGCGCCGCCATGGGAATACAACTCGAATGAGGCCCGGCTCGCTATTTCCGGTGGCAAATGGCGCAAAGCTGTGTCCATTCCAACGATGAAAATGCGCGCCTGGCTGCTGTTGTTCCTGGGGACTTTCTCGACGCTGCAGGCGGGCGAGCCGATGCCGGTGGTGGAGCATGGTTTGCCGAGCCAGCTCGAGCGCGAAAGCTGGACGCTGGATCTCAGCGGGGCGTTTCTGAAGAAAATCATCTCTCCGCTGGCGAATCATCCATACCGCATGGCCCCCGCGCTCCTCACGCTGAAGTCGCCGGGCTGGATGCACTGGCCGCTGGGCTCCGGGACGTTTTGCATTCGCAACACGGCGACGGTGATTGCGGAACCGATCTTTGGCGGCCCGGAAACGCATTATTTCGGACTGGCCCTGCGGCCTTCCTTTGAATGGTGGCGCGGCGACGAGCGACTTTCATTTTACTTTAGCCCGGGTGGCGGGGTTGGGGCCATCGACAGCCGTGGCGTGAAGGGCGGTCAGGGCCAGGATTTCACCCTCAACATTCTCGCCAGCGCTGGTGTCGGCTGGAAAGTGGCCGACCGCGTCTCACTGCGAACTGGCGTGCTTTTCCAGCACCTGTCGAACGGCGGCCAGACCAACCCCAATCCGGGTCTGAATGCGATCGGGCCGGAATTGGCCCTTTCATTTTCCTTCTAG
- the pbpC gene encoding penicillin-binding protein 1C gives MRKRLLARTLQLLLTLGALWLLLPKPSLLDGISFSREVFDSHGQRLAVTLSADEKYRIYTPLRKIAPEVIRATLEHEDRYFETHPGFNPVSLVRAAGRYMSGHKRGGASTITMQLARLRYGLHTRSIGGKLNQILHALELERHYSKEEILEAYFNLAPYGGNLEGVGAASLALFRKSPAEISKYEALALSVIPQSPARRGPLRDRENPALQAEMVRKGGSEAGQFCVIYRGMPATEAPHYVRSILGKSTGREVKTTIDRDSQRMLVEVTSSYLRTQQRLDLQNASVILFDWQKMQTVAHLGSADFSNRSISGQVDGARALRSPGSTLKPLVYALAMQQGLIHPDSILLDAPRSFAGYNPENSDREFAGPIHASDALARSRNVPAVELSSRLHEPDLYQFLGQCGVHFPKPATWYGLSLPLGGGEARLEDLARLYAMLARNGEMNGHQNLTPEAAFLTLEMLRKTAPPNGYTLHEPVFWKTGTSHGYHDAWSVGVCGPYVLAVWVGNFDGHANPALMGRIAAAPLFFQILETLENAGQLPSVPHLPPAGANLCQVELCSVSGQLPGSHCKSHRPGWFIPGVSPIETCAVHQEIFIDCESGLRLLTDQGSRPVRREIFEFWPSDIQKLFAKAGLPRRQPPPFAPTDQTLNATGSTLKIISPRAGTIYTRQSNGVRELALRANFSPETKRLFWFDGAQFIGACAPEASLHWSPGAGAHQVVVIDQNGRQDVAKIQIEVVGNAG, from the coding sequence ATGAGGAAGCGTTTGTTAGCTAGAACACTGCAACTCCTGCTGACATTAGGAGCGCTCTGGCTGCTTCTGCCAAAGCCGTCGCTGCTGGATGGCATTTCGTTTTCCAGAGAGGTATTTGACTCCCATGGACAGCGGCTGGCGGTGACGCTTTCCGCTGACGAAAAATACCGGATATACACTCCACTGCGGAAGATTGCACCCGAAGTCATTCGAGCGACACTGGAGCACGAGGATCGTTATTTCGAGACGCATCCGGGTTTCAATCCCGTGTCGCTAGTACGCGCCGCCGGGCGTTATATGAGCGGCCACAAACGCGGCGGCGCGTCCACGATTACGATGCAACTCGCGCGTCTGCGATACGGGCTGCACACACGCAGCATCGGCGGCAAGTTGAATCAAATTCTCCACGCATTGGAACTGGAGCGTCATTATTCCAAGGAGGAAATCCTCGAAGCCTACTTCAACCTCGCGCCCTACGGCGGCAATCTAGAGGGAGTCGGTGCCGCGAGTCTTGCGTTGTTTCGCAAGTCGCCTGCGGAGATTTCCAAGTATGAGGCGCTGGCCTTGAGCGTGATCCCGCAGAGTCCGGCTCGGCGCGGTCCGCTGCGAGATCGGGAGAACCCAGCGTTGCAAGCGGAAATGGTTAGAAAAGGCGGAAGCGAGGCTGGGCAGTTTTGCGTGATCTATCGCGGAATGCCTGCCACGGAGGCGCCGCATTATGTGAGAAGCATTCTTGGAAAAAGCACCGGACGCGAGGTGAAAACGACCATCGACCGCGACTCGCAGCGGATGTTAGTCGAAGTGACTTCCTCCTATCTCCGCACACAGCAACGTCTCGATCTTCAGAATGCCTCGGTGATCCTCTTCGACTGGCAAAAAATGCAGACGGTCGCGCATCTCGGCTCTGCGGATTTTTCCAATCGCTCGATCAGCGGCCAGGTCGATGGCGCGCGTGCCCTGCGCTCGCCAGGTTCAACGTTGAAGCCGCTGGTTTACGCGCTGGCCATGCAGCAGGGACTGATTCATCCCGACTCGATTTTGCTCGATGCGCCGCGTTCGTTTGCCGGTTACAACCCAGAGAACAGCGACCGCGAATTTGCCGGTCCGATTCACGCATCGGATGCGCTCGCCCGCAGCCGAAATGTTCCCGCAGTGGAACTATCATCGCGTTTGCACGAGCCCGATCTCTATCAATTTCTCGGACAGTGCGGCGTGCATTTTCCGAAACCAGCGACGTGGTATGGACTAAGTCTGCCGCTCGGGGGCGGCGAGGCTAGACTGGAGGATTTGGCGCGGCTCTATGCGATGTTAGCTCGCAATGGCGAGATGAACGGACATCAGAATCTAACTCCCGAGGCGGCGTTTCTAACATTGGAGATGTTGCGCAAGACCGCGCCGCCCAATGGCTACACTTTGCACGAGCCCGTCTTCTGGAAAACGGGCACCTCGCATGGCTATCACGATGCCTGGTCGGTGGGCGTTTGCGGCCCGTATGTCCTGGCGGTATGGGTCGGGAATTTCGACGGACACGCCAATCCTGCGTTGATGGGACGCATCGCCGCGGCGCCGCTCTTTTTCCAAATCCTGGAGACGCTGGAAAACGCGGGCCAGCTCCCATCCGTGCCGCATCTGCCGCCAGCAGGCGCGAATCTGTGCCAAGTCGAACTCTGCTCCGTCTCCGGTCAACTGCCCGGGTCGCACTGCAAGTCGCACCGCCCCGGCTGGTTCATTCCCGGGGTGTCGCCGATAGAGACTTGTGCGGTGCATCAGGAAATTTTCATCGATTGCGAGTCGGGTCTGCGCCTGCTCACGGACCAAGGATCGCGCCCGGTGCGGAGGGAAATTTTCGAGTTTTGGCCGAGTGACATCCAGAAACTATTCGCGAAGGCGGGTTTGCCGCGCCGCCAGCCGCCGCCATTTGCACCGACGGATCAGACGTTGAACGCCACTGGCTCGACCCTTAAGATCATTTCGCCGCGAGCCGGGACGATTTATACGCGCCAATCCAACGGTGTGCGCGAACTCGCCCTGCGCGCGAATTTTTCCCCGGAAACGAAGCGTCTTTTCTGGTTCGACGGCGCACAATTCATCGGAGCCTGCGCGCCGGAAGCCTCGCTCCATTGGTCGCCGGGAGCGGGTGCGCATCAGGTCGTGGTCATCGACCAAAACGGACGGCAGGACGTGGCGAAGATCCAAATCGAAGTCGTCGGAAACGCTGGCTGA
- a CDS encoding MG2 domain-containing protein, which translates to MGNILSFFKKLLHTLFGNLDWSPPGWLRWIGRHRLASLAVLLIGVSLAWTANWLQHRPKPLAIHVTAQEIGLMPFVEKATPPPLRIDFDRSAAPLSNVGKVIKTGIEMEPAMPGEWSWESDRTLQFQPKTEWPAGVTYKVRFQPGFVRQDLPLDHTKLTITTPAFASRVREFSFYQNPKDPAIRQLVATLEFTHPVLRGELENQIDLSLIGGAPIFASGKPKFTLEYGLQDRVVYLRSAPVQLPPVEDFARLLLSNEIRPMHGKTSASEDVIAKVKVPDRYSFFRIDTIHGDIVRKADGELEQILLVDTTAEIKPETVASALEMFLLPPRPSHLPRWQSASEITPEILAQSTNIPLTLLPAGRPTATQVSFKFKIEQNGQLFVRIHKNIEALGGYPLKDDYRTVLAVPEPPKELTFQSEGGLLALSGERKLSVKSRGIPGIRYELARVQSNQINHLISQTEGNFQHPNFLGDYFNEENISRIAEEKQSVALTSRFSANYSTFDFSSHLAMPADGGSERGLFFLRAQAWNPKNDAIEDTSAAMRFILVTDLGLLTKYNSDGSRDVFVMSIKAGLPATGVTVELLGKNGEPLLTQITGGDGRVSFPKLTDERREKEPVAFVARLGEDVSFLPCNREDRKLDFSRFDIGGVTNIHPETLDAFVFSERGIYRPGDTVHLAWAIKQRNWLGNLEGLPIEIEVTDSRGKSALVKRMSLTRDAFASLDFATVNESPSGQYGCDIYLVRNGWRDIRLGGANFTVKEFLPDRMKLETKLNKTAAIGWITPDQIEAELTLRNLYGTPATNRRIVSTLQISPRGFSFPEYADFTFYDRLLDQEKEPRLHEVEVSDQTTGPDGVAHVPFGLESYANATWQMDYYAEAFEGNSGRCVTGRASAIVSAQPWLIGHKSDGDLSFIQVGTQRAVQFIAVNPKLEKIELTNIEMRLIEQTHLSMLVKKENGNYAYESVTQDEELSRDRIAFPFDGFSWNTPSTRPGDFICELWNEAGERVSRVEFRVVGAGELTRGLDRNAELQIQLDKVEYNAGDTMQVSLRAPYTGSGLISIESNHVHSFAWFKADAASSVQTIQIPADFEGTGYVSVAFIRGLDSKEIFTSPLSYGVVPFKANFDRRRVKIEVNTKSEVKPGEKLTIHYKTDRQSKIVLFAVDKGILQVTNYQTPDPLAWFFRKTRLETQTSQIVDLLIPEFSLLRQLSAPGGGEDNKLNPFRRMTEKPVVWWSGIIDANTTDQTIDYDVPDYFNGTLQVMAVAISGDSVGSSELPVLVSGPFIITPGVPLAVAPGDEFTAGVTVANNRAGSGPDAVIRLEVEPSAQLELVGALSVDLKIPENQEVSTTIRVRVKRSLGAASLNFIASQGGESSHLAATLSVRPATPFMVELRSASFKKGTQEMPLLGGWFDEYRQGNATISAVPLGLAKGLDFYLKNYPYGCSEQIMSGAFARLVLADEADFGQSREFVQSQMELVYARQRTRQAGNGSFGYWTAEESKGPDFISAYVMHFLIEAKAAGFNPPNDLLENGLRHLRDVAAMEPRDLEQARAIAYSIYLLTREEQVTTNQALNLQDTLERRWKKKWHSDLTSAYLAATWKMLKTSKGDDLIGGYKLGDIPDEDRCDFYDELSADSRYLALLARHFPERLKKVTPEQYAKYLAPIGEGHYSTISAAYAVLALKSYSQLIAQHPPKLSVPGVKLEGNLVQRGEIPKELKKLLFAVEGQPGPLGVFAQTWEAGFQVQPSKKAVNKGMEVWHELIDENGAAVTKITLGKPVTVRVVARSMEKSRIANVAIIDLVPGGFEIVADSIKPGRSNLPGLDYVEVREDRVILFGQLGKDTSEWKWQLRPISEGKFTVPPAYAESMYDRTLQSHGVASSIEVVQP; encoded by the coding sequence ATGGGAAACATTTTATCATTCTTCAAAAAGCTGCTGCACACCCTCTTCGGGAACCTCGACTGGTCGCCGCCCGGCTGGTTGCGCTGGATCGGTCGGCATCGCCTCGCCAGCCTCGCCGTCCTCCTCATCGGAGTCTCACTCGCCTGGACCGCAAACTGGCTGCAACACCGCCCTAAGCCGCTCGCGATCCATGTCACAGCGCAAGAAATCGGGCTCATGCCGTTCGTGGAAAAAGCCACGCCGCCGCCGCTGCGAATCGACTTCGATCGTTCTGCGGCTCCGTTGTCGAACGTCGGGAAAGTCATCAAAACCGGCATTGAAATGGAACCCGCCATGCCCGGCGAATGGAGTTGGGAATCGGATCGAACGCTTCAGTTTCAGCCCAAAACCGAGTGGCCTGCGGGAGTCACCTACAAGGTTCGTTTCCAACCCGGCTTCGTCCGCCAGGATCTGCCGCTGGATCACACGAAACTAACCATTACCACGCCCGCCTTTGCGAGCCGGGTGCGCGAGTTTAGCTTCTATCAAAATCCCAAGGACCCGGCGATCCGGCAACTCGTCGCCACGCTGGAATTTACCCACCCGGTGCTGCGCGGCGAATTGGAGAATCAGATCGATCTCAGCCTCATCGGAGGCGCGCCGATTTTTGCCAGTGGAAAACCCAAGTTCACCCTCGAATACGGCTTGCAGGACCGCGTTGTTTACCTGCGAAGCGCCCCGGTTCAGCTCCCGCCCGTGGAGGACTTTGCGCGCCTGCTTCTATCCAACGAGATCCGTCCGATGCACGGGAAAACTTCCGCCAGCGAAGACGTGATTGCCAAGGTGAAAGTGCCGGATCGCTACAGCTTTTTCCGCATCGACACGATTCACGGCGACATTGTTAGGAAAGCCGACGGTGAGCTAGAGCAAATTCTCCTCGTGGACACGACCGCCGAAATCAAGCCCGAGACCGTCGCTTCCGCTCTGGAAATGTTCCTGCTCCCACCGCGCCCGAGTCATCTGCCTCGCTGGCAAAGCGCGAGCGAAATCACACCTGAGATTCTCGCGCAATCGACTAACATTCCACTTACACTCCTGCCAGCGGGGCGTCCGACGGCGACGCAGGTTTCATTCAAATTCAAGATCGAGCAAAATGGGCAGCTCTTTGTTAGGATTCACAAAAATATCGAGGCGCTCGGCGGTTATCCGCTGAAGGATGACTACCGCACGGTCCTCGCCGTGCCGGAGCCGCCCAAGGAGCTAACCTTTCAGAGCGAGGGCGGTTTGCTGGCCCTCAGCGGCGAGCGAAAACTCTCCGTAAAATCGCGCGGCATCCCTGGCATTCGCTACGAACTCGCCCGCGTTCAGTCGAATCAAATCAACCATCTCATCAGCCAGACCGAGGGTAATTTTCAGCACCCGAATTTTCTCGGCGACTACTTCAACGAGGAGAATATATCCCGCATCGCCGAGGAGAAACAGAGCGTCGCACTGACCAGCCGTTTCTCTGCTAACTATTCCACGTTCGACTTCTCGAGTCATCTCGCCATGCCTGCCGACGGCGGCAGCGAGCGAGGGCTTTTCTTCCTCCGCGCCCAAGCTTGGAATCCGAAAAATGATGCCATCGAGGACACGAGCGCCGCGATGCGCTTCATCCTCGTGACCGACCTCGGGCTGCTAACAAAATATAACTCCGATGGCAGCCGCGATGTCTTCGTCATGAGCATCAAAGCCGGATTACCCGCCACCGGAGTCACAGTCGAACTACTAGGCAAAAACGGTGAGCCGCTTCTAACTCAAATCACCGGCGGCGATGGACGCGTTTCCTTCCCAAAACTCACCGACGAGCGCCGCGAGAAAGAGCCTGTCGCCTTCGTCGCGCGGCTCGGCGAGGACGTTTCCTTTCTCCCTTGCAACCGCGAAGACCGGAAGCTGGATTTCTCGCGCTTCGACATCGGCGGCGTGACTAACATTCACCCGGAAACGCTCGACGCCTTTGTCTTTTCCGAGCGCGGAATTTATCGTCCCGGCGACACCGTTCACCTCGCCTGGGCGATCAAACAGCGCAACTGGCTGGGCAATCTGGAAGGCCTGCCCATCGAGATCGAAGTCACCGATTCGCGAGGCAAATCGGCTTTGGTGAAACGAATGTCACTCACCCGCGACGCGTTTGCCTCGCTCGATTTTGCCACAGTCAACGAGTCGCCATCGGGACAATATGGCTGCGACATTTATCTGGTTAGAAATGGCTGGCGAGACATCCGTCTCGGCGGTGCCAATTTCACCGTGAAAGAGTTTCTGCCCGACCGAATGAAACTCGAAACGAAGCTCAACAAAACCGCCGCAATAGGCTGGATCACGCCCGACCAGATCGAGGCGGAACTCACCTTGCGCAATCTCTATGGAACTCCCGCCACCAACCGGCGGATTGTTAGCACGCTGCAAATTTCCCCGCGCGGATTTTCCTTCCCGGAATACGCCGACTTCACCTTCTACGATCGGCTGCTCGACCAGGAAAAAGAACCGCGTCTGCACGAGGTCGAGGTGTCCGATCAAACCACAGGACCAGACGGTGTCGCGCATGTGCCGTTCGGGCTGGAAAGCTACGCCAACGCGACCTGGCAGATGGATTACTATGCCGAGGCCTTCGAGGGAAACAGCGGCCGCTGCGTCACCGGCCGTGCGTCGGCGATTGTCTCCGCGCAACCGTGGCTGATCGGCCACAAATCAGACGGTGATCTGAGTTTCATCCAAGTTGGCACCCAGCGCGCCGTGCAGTTCATTGCGGTCAATCCCAAGCTCGAAAAAATAGAGCTGACTAACATCGAAATGCGACTCATCGAGCAAACACATTTGTCGATGTTAGTCAAAAAAGAAAATGGAAACTATGCCTACGAATCCGTCACGCAGGACGAGGAACTCAGCCGCGACAGGATCGCATTTCCATTCGACGGATTTTCCTGGAACACGCCCTCAACACGTCCCGGCGACTTCATCTGCGAGCTCTGGAACGAAGCCGGTGAGCGCGTTTCCCGCGTGGAGTTTCGCGTCGTCGGGGCAGGGGAGCTAACACGTGGGTTGGATCGCAACGCGGAGCTGCAAATCCAGCTCGACAAGGTTGAATACAACGCGGGCGACACCATGCAAGTGAGCCTGCGCGCGCCCTACACCGGCAGCGGTCTGATCTCCATCGAGAGCAATCACGTGCACAGCTTCGCGTGGTTCAAGGCAGACGCGGCGAGCAGCGTGCAGACGATACAAATCCCGGCTGATTTTGAGGGCACGGGCTATGTAAGTGTCGCGTTTATTCGCGGTCTCGACTCGAAAGAAATATTCACGTCGCCGTTGAGTTATGGCGTGGTTCCATTCAAAGCCAACTTCGACCGACGCCGCGTGAAGATCGAGGTTAACACCAAGTCAGAAGTCAAGCCGGGTGAAAAACTAACCATTCATTACAAGACGGATCGCCAGTCAAAAATCGTCCTCTTCGCCGTGGACAAGGGCATCTTGCAAGTCACCAACTACCAGACGCCCGATCCGCTGGCGTGGTTCTTTCGCAAGACGCGGCTGGAGACGCAAACGTCCCAGATTGTCGATCTGCTCATCCCGGAATTTTCACTCCTGCGCCAGCTATCAGCGCCCGGTGGCGGTGAGGACAACAAGCTCAATCCATTCCGCCGCATGACGGAGAAACCAGTCGTCTGGTGGTCGGGCATCATCGATGCCAACACCACCGACCAGACAATCGACTACGACGTTCCAGACTACTTCAACGGCACGCTGCAAGTCATGGCCGTGGCGATCAGCGGCGACTCCGTGGGCTCGTCCGAGCTGCCGGTGCTAGTAAGCGGACCATTCATCATCACACCCGGTGTTCCGCTGGCTGTGGCTCCGGGTGATGAATTCACCGCAGGCGTGACCGTAGCTAACAATCGCGCTGGTTCTGGTCCCGATGCCGTGATTCGATTGGAAGTCGAACCTTCCGCGCAACTGGAGCTGGTCGGAGCGCTGTCCGTGGACTTGAAAATCCCGGAGAATCAAGAGGTGAGCACGACGATTCGGGTGCGAGTCAAACGCAGCCTGGGTGCGGCGAGTTTGAACTTTATCGCGTCGCAAGGCGGTGAATCGAGTCACCTGGCGGCGACCTTAAGCGTACGTCCAGCGACTCCGTTTATGGTCGAGTTGCGCTCGGCCAGTTTCAAAAAAGGAACGCAGGAAATGCCATTGTTGGGAGGCTGGTTCGATGAATATCGCCAGGGCAACGCGACGATTTCCGCAGTTCCACTCGGACTCGCCAAGGGCTTGGACTTCTACTTGAAGAACTATCCCTATGGTTGCAGCGAGCAGATCATGAGCGGGGCGTTTGCGAGGTTAGTGCTGGCGGACGAGGCGGATTTCGGCCAGTCGCGCGAGTTCGTGCAGAGTCAAATGGAACTCGTCTATGCCAGGCAGCGGACACGTCAGGCGGGCAACGGTTCTTTTGGCTACTGGACGGCGGAGGAAAGCAAAGGGCCGGATTTCATCAGCGCCTACGTGATGCATTTCCTGATCGAGGCGAAGGCTGCCGGCTTCAACCCGCCAAATGATTTGCTGGAAAATGGACTGCGTCATCTGCGCGATGTGGCGGCGATGGAACCTCGTGATCTGGAGCAGGCGCGGGCGATTGCCTACTCCATCTATCTTCTCACGAGGGAGGAGCAAGTGACGACTAACCAAGCCCTCAATCTGCAAGACACTCTGGAACGCCGCTGGAAAAAGAAATGGCACTCTGATCTAACCTCCGCCTATCTCGCGGCCACTTGGAAAATGCTCAAGACCAGCAAAGGCGACGACCTGATCGGCGGCTACAAGTTGGGCGACATTCCCGATGAGGATCGCTGCGATTTCTACGACGAGCTTTCCGCCGACTCTCGTTATCTGGCATTGCTGGCGCGCCACTTTCCAGAACGATTGAAGAAGGTAACTCCTGAGCAATACGCCAAATATCTGGCACCCATCGGCGAGGGACATTACAGCACGATTTCTGCGGCGTATGCGGTGCTGGCGCTGAAGAGTTACTCGCAACTCATAGCCCAGCATCCACCGAAACTGAGTGTTCCCGGAGTTAAGTTAGAAGGCAATCTGGTGCAGCGCGGTGAGATTCCCAAGGAACTTAAAAAGCTTCTCTTCGCCGTCGAGGGACAGCCAGGACCGCTGGGAGTTTTTGCGCAAACTTGGGAAGCAGGCTTCCAAGTGCAGCCTTCTAAAAAGGCTGTGAACAAAGGCATGGAAGTCTGGCACGAGCTGATCGATGAAAATGGCGCGGCTGTGACGAAGATCACCTTGGGAAAACCCGTCACCGTTCGTGTGGTTGCCCGCTCGATGGAGAAGAGCCGCATCGCCAATGTGGCCATCATCGACCTGGTGCCCGGCGGCTTTGAAATCGTGGCGGATTCCATCAAGCCCGGACGCTCCAATCTACCCGGTCTCGACTATGTCGAGGTAAGGGAGGATCGCGTGATTCTCTTCGGACAGCTAGGAAAAGACACGAGCGAATGGAAGTGGCAGTTGCGCCCGATCAGCGAGGGGAAATTCACCGTTCCACCAGCCTACGCGGAGTCGATGTATGACCGCACACTCCAGTCGCATGGCGTGGCCAGTAGCATTGAGGTCGTGCAGCCATGA